From one Dysidea avara chromosome 9, odDysAvar1.4, whole genome shotgun sequence genomic stretch:
- the LOC136265738 gene encoding V-type proton ATPase subunit G 2-like: MASQSEGIRKLMQAERQAEEVVSSAKRKKAQRIKEAKEEAKKEVETYKQEREHLFQEQMKKNAGSKDDFAAKMRVDTEKRLQKITSQVSTSKEMVIDRLLELVCDIKPEVHQNYRPKVQ; the protein is encoded by the exons atggcgTCGCAAAGCGAAGGGATTAGGAAGTTAATGCAAGCAGAAAGACAAGCAGAAGAAGTTGTGTCGAGTGCAAAACGAA AGAAGGCACAGCGAATCAAGGAGGCTAAGGAAGAAGCAAAGAAAGAGGTTGAAACATATAAGCAAGAACGCGAGCACCTGTTCCAAGAGCAGATGAAAAAG AATGCTGGCTCCAAAGATGACTTTGCTGCCAAAATGAGAGTGGACACAGAGAAGAGGCTGCAGAAAATCACCTCCCAAGTGTCGACAAGCAAGGAGATGGTGATTGATAGACTGCTAGAGCTAGTTTGTGACATCAAGCCTGAGGTTCACCAGAACTACAGGCCTAAAGTACAATGA
- the LOC136266131 gene encoding cysteine-rich protein 2-binding protein-like isoform X2: MTKSSPPCLCGDKLFEFVCSFCSDDGHEHCQRMNLQWSQVVHLAVYHMMTEEEGRHGFFRWNDHICMFIKNNWSRLLPYRKKTGSWQSTVAGVLSQFSPSIFKSGTSLLNESGWWSLQQYQPPEPKWHNTKDGFDHLIPLDQEMLGTPRQEFPQRSSLTLNLLDQKEIESPFSSQSQEKVLLTKSNDLIGSSRNSKKSRVPSLVGMSSRQETILLQHLHKFPLALENSCKAKRLARKLSIRALKQSKGKPLFDLDKVVLKAMEDRLHSHDASRPRVDPEEAAVSERQQIAAYSRSLVLERLSSAKQSILCSALPASNSKFIDYLQGQSYSVKPIVSPFTSRILKPFIWKDYGCVPTRVKLHEELMEYHRQRLLEKQQKCEVTFTMDHDFCYFKQPVQYCYLQEHHIPVVNYLIQEHFWPGVDVTECTQYPDFTVVAMYGHLIIGCGFLTPDVKPCEAYISFLFVHPDFQRAGIATFMLYHLIQTCMGKDVTLHCSVDNHAVLLYQKFGFKVEEFCLDFYSKYYPVKHYLSKHAFFMRLKR; this comes from the exons ATGACAA AGTCTTCTCCACCTTGTTTATGTGGTGATAAATTGTTTGAGTTTGTCTGCTCATTTTGTTCTGATGACGGGCACGAGCACTGTCAGCGAATGAACCTGCAATG GAGTCAAGTAGTACACTTAGCAGTTTATCACATGATGACTGAGGAGGAAGGAAGGCATGGATTCTTCCGGTGGAATGACCATATTTGTATGTTCATCAAGAATAATTGGTCAAGATTGTTGCCATATCGTAAGAAGACAGGATCATGGCAGAGTACTGTAGCTGGTGTGTTGTCCCAGTTCTCTCCATCCATTTTCAAGTCAG GCACATCACTACTCAATGAGTCAGGATGGTGGAGTCTCCAGCAATATCAGCCGCCAGAGCCAAAATGGCACAACACCAAAGATGGTTTTGATCACCTGATCCCACTAGACCAAGAAATGCTTGGTACTCCACGACAGGAATTTCCCCAAAGATCTTCTCTGACACTAAATCTGCTGGACCAGAAGGAAATTGAATCACCCTTCTCCTCACAGAGCCAAGAAAAGGTGCTTCTAACAAAGAGCAATGATTTAATTGGTAGTAGTAGAAATTCTAAGAAGAGTAGAGTTCCATCGCTGGTGGGGATGAGCAGTAGACAAGAAACGATCTTGTTACAACATCTTCATAAATTCCCTCTGGCTCTTGAAAACAGCTGTAAAGCTAAACGACTAGCACGGAAGCTTAGCATAAGAGCACTGAAGCAAAGCAAAGGTAAACCATTATTCGATCTTGATAAAGTTGTTCTTAAAGCAATGGAGGACAGATTACATAGCCATGATGCTTCAAGGCCTCGTGTGGACCCTGAAGAAGCAGCCGTGTCAGAAAGACAGCAAATTGCGGCTTATTCTCGGTCGCTGGTGCTAGAAAGATTGTCGTCTGCTAAACAAAGTATATTGTGTTCAGCACTGCCTGCATCAAATTCCAAATTTATCGACTATCTCCAAGGTCAGTCATATTCTGTGAAGCCCATTGTAAGCCCTTTCACTTCTCGAATACTGAAGCCTTTTATATGGAAAGACTACGGCTGTGTGCCAACTAGAGTAAAACTGCATGAGGAATTAATGGAATACCACCGGCAGAGACTTTTAGAAAAGCAACAGAAATGTGAAGTTACTTTTACCATGGACCATGATTTTTGCTATTTTAAGCAGCCAGTACAATATTGCTATCTTCAAGAGCACCACATCCCTGTGGTTAATTACTTAATCCAGGAGCACTTCTGGCCAGGTGTAGACGTTACTGAATGTACACAGTATCCTGACTTTACTGTTGTTGCAATGTACGGCCATCTTATAATTGGTTGTGGATTTTTAACCCCAGATGTCAAACCATGTGAAGCATATatctcatttctttttgttcaCCCAGACTTTCAGAGGGCAGGCATTGCAACGTTCATGCTTTATCACTTGATACAGACTTGTATGGGTAAAGATGTTACTCTACACTGCTCTGTAGATAATCATGCTGTTTTGTTGTACCAGAAGTTCGGGTTTAAAGTGGAGGAGTTCTGTCTCGACTTCTACAGCAAGTATTACCCTGTGAAGCACTACCTCTCAAAACATGCATTCTTTATGAGATTGAAACGTTGA
- the LOC136266132 gene encoding cell division cycle-associated 7-like protein, whose protein sequence is MDGEAGLSEYELRRLKRIEENKSKLKELFPEGMKILLPSFQSNKIVKTPDKIDGEYTPKCRSATRRRLRYGTRCNPDRRARPRSYSGSSAHRPVTRSQKRRLSDGLDEGSDSDDSKSSYVQYSTKRRRIRQDSEALPIQLVGKDITIKYDMRQIAVRSYCKVYDRINGTTCHQCRQKTRDLKTTCHNENCVGVRGQFCGVCLKNRYGEEVKDALLDKTWVCPPCRGICNCSFCLPRKGMPPTGIMIHIAKECGYDNVKDYLEHHS, encoded by the exons ATGGATGGCGAAGCGGGATTGAGCGAATATGAACTGCGCCGACTCAAGCGCATAGAAGAGAACAAATCAAAG TTGAAGGAATTGTTTCCCGAAGGAATGAAAATACTCCTACCCAGTTTCCAGTCTAACAAA ATTGTCAAAACTCCTGACAAGATTGATGGAGAGTACACCCCAAAATGTCGATCGGCCACACGTCGTAGACTACGCTACGGCACAAGATGTAACCCTGACCGTAGGGCACGACCACGTTCCTACTCGGGTAGCAGTGCCCATCGACCAGTAACCAGGTCCCAGAAGAGACGGCTGAGTGATGGATTGGATGAAGGAAGTGATAGTGATGATAGCAAGAGCTCCTATGTTCAGTATTCAACCAAGAGG AGACGGATAAGACAAGACAGTGAGGCTCTGCCTATTCAACTGGTTGGCAAAGATATTACCATCAAATATGACATGAGACAAATTGCTGTGAGGAGCTACTGTAAAGTTTATGATAGAATAAAT GGTACCACCTGCCACCAGTGTCGTCAGAAGACTAGGGACCTTAAGACGACGTGTCACAATGAGAACTGTGTAGGAGTACGTGGCCAG TTTTGTGGTGTTTGCCTGAAGAACAGGTATGGTGAGGAAGTGAAGGATGCTTTGTTGGACAAG aCCTGGGTGTGTCCTCCATGCAGAGGCATCTGCAACTGTAGCTTCTGTCTGCCCAGGAAGGGGATGCCCCCAACTGGAATCATGATACACATTGCCAAAGAGTGTGGCTACGATAACGTCAAAGATTACTTAGAACA CCATTCATGA
- the LOC136266131 gene encoding cysteine-rich protein 2-binding protein-like isoform X1, with protein MTEGEVPSGERICGYCRKTVDLNDKWAPLQCQRCNWKYHLTCLESSPPCLCGDKLFEFVCSFCSDDGHEHCQRMNLQWSQVVHLAVYHMMTEEEGRHGFFRWNDHICMFIKNNWSRLLPYRKKTGSWQSTVAGVLSQFSPSIFKSGTSLLNESGWWSLQQYQPPEPKWHNTKDGFDHLIPLDQEMLGTPRQEFPQRSSLTLNLLDQKEIESPFSSQSQEKVLLTKSNDLIGSSRNSKKSRVPSLVGMSSRQETILLQHLHKFPLALENSCKAKRLARKLSIRALKQSKGKPLFDLDKVVLKAMEDRLHSHDASRPRVDPEEAAVSERQQIAAYSRSLVLERLSSAKQSILCSALPASNSKFIDYLQGQSYSVKPIVSPFTSRILKPFIWKDYGCVPTRVKLHEELMEYHRQRLLEKQQKCEVTFTMDHDFCYFKQPVQYCYLQEHHIPVVNYLIQEHFWPGVDVTECTQYPDFTVVAMYGHLIIGCGFLTPDVKPCEAYISFLFVHPDFQRAGIATFMLYHLIQTCMGKDVTLHCSVDNHAVLLYQKFGFKVEEFCLDFYSKYYPVKHYLSKHAFFMRLKR; from the exons ATGACTGAAGGCGAAGTTCCGTCTGGGGAGCGGATTTGTGGATATTGTAGGAAAACTGTGGACTTGAATGACAAGTGGGCCCCATTACAATGTCAGAGATGTAACTGGAAATATCACCTCACTTGTTTAGAGTCTTCTCCACCTTGTTTATGTGGTGATAAATTGTTTGAGTTTGTCTGCTCATTTTGTTCTGATGACGGGCACGAGCACTGTCAGCGAATGAACCTGCAATG GAGTCAAGTAGTACACTTAGCAGTTTATCACATGATGACTGAGGAGGAAGGAAGGCATGGATTCTTCCGGTGGAATGACCATATTTGTATGTTCATCAAGAATAATTGGTCAAGATTGTTGCCATATCGTAAGAAGACAGGATCATGGCAGAGTACTGTAGCTGGTGTGTTGTCCCAGTTCTCTCCATCCATTTTCAAGTCAG GCACATCACTACTCAATGAGTCAGGATGGTGGAGTCTCCAGCAATATCAGCCGCCAGAGCCAAAATGGCACAACACCAAAGATGGTTTTGATCACCTGATCCCACTAGACCAAGAAATGCTTGGTACTCCACGACAGGAATTTCCCCAAAGATCTTCTCTGACACTAAATCTGCTGGACCAGAAGGAAATTGAATCACCCTTCTCCTCACAGAGCCAAGAAAAGGTGCTTCTAACAAAGAGCAATGATTTAATTGGTAGTAGTAGAAATTCTAAGAAGAGTAGAGTTCCATCGCTGGTGGGGATGAGCAGTAGACAAGAAACGATCTTGTTACAACATCTTCATAAATTCCCTCTGGCTCTTGAAAACAGCTGTAAAGCTAAACGACTAGCACGGAAGCTTAGCATAAGAGCACTGAAGCAAAGCAAAGGTAAACCATTATTCGATCTTGATAAAGTTGTTCTTAAAGCAATGGAGGACAGATTACATAGCCATGATGCTTCAAGGCCTCGTGTGGACCCTGAAGAAGCAGCCGTGTCAGAAAGACAGCAAATTGCGGCTTATTCTCGGTCGCTGGTGCTAGAAAGATTGTCGTCTGCTAAACAAAGTATATTGTGTTCAGCACTGCCTGCATCAAATTCCAAATTTATCGACTATCTCCAAGGTCAGTCATATTCTGTGAAGCCCATTGTAAGCCCTTTCACTTCTCGAATACTGAAGCCTTTTATATGGAAAGACTACGGCTGTGTGCCAACTAGAGTAAAACTGCATGAGGAATTAATGGAATACCACCGGCAGAGACTTTTAGAAAAGCAACAGAAATGTGAAGTTACTTTTACCATGGACCATGATTTTTGCTATTTTAAGCAGCCAGTACAATATTGCTATCTTCAAGAGCACCACATCCCTGTGGTTAATTACTTAATCCAGGAGCACTTCTGGCCAGGTGTAGACGTTACTGAATGTACACAGTATCCTGACTTTACTGTTGTTGCAATGTACGGCCATCTTATAATTGGTTGTGGATTTTTAACCCCAGATGTCAAACCATGTGAAGCATATatctcatttctttttgttcaCCCAGACTTTCAGAGGGCAGGCATTGCAACGTTCATGCTTTATCACTTGATACAGACTTGTATGGGTAAAGATGTTACTCTACACTGCTCTGTAGATAATCATGCTGTTTTGTTGTACCAGAAGTTCGGGTTTAAAGTGGAGGAGTTCTGTCTCGACTTCTACAGCAAGTATTACCCTGTGAAGCACTACCTCTCAAAACATGCATTCTTTATGAGATTGAAACGTTGA